The nucleotide sequence TCCATATAGGCGCGCGTCACGTCGTCGACCTCGATGAGACCGGCCTTGCCGCCCGCTTCGATGGCCATGTTCGAGATGCTCATGCGCTCGTCCATGCCCATGTTCCGAATGGCGCTGCCGGTGAACTCCATGGCCTGGTAGAGCGCGCCGTCCACGCCGATCATGCCGATGATGTGCAGGATGACGTCCTTGCCGGTGACGCCGGGGGCCAGCTCGCCCTCGATCTTGAACAGCAGCGACTCGGGCACCTTGAACCACGCCTTGCCGGTGGCGTAGCCCACGCCGGCGTCGGTGGAGCCCACGCCCGTGGCGAACGCACCCAGCGCGCCGTACGTGCAGGTGTGGCTGTCGGCGCCGATGATGAGGTCGCCCGCGCCGACGACGCCCTGCTCGGGAAGCAGCGCATGCTCGACGCCCATGCAGCCCACCTCGTAGTAGTGGGTGATGCCCTGCTCGCGCGCGAAGTCGCGCACGATCTTGGCCTGCTCGGCGCTCTTGATGTCCTTGTTGGGGACGTAATGGTCGGGCACGAGCGCGATCTTCGTGGGATCGAACACCTTCTCAACGCCAATCTTGCGGAATTCTTTGACGGCGATGGGGGCGGTAACGTCGTTGGACAGCACGAGGTCGAGATCGCATTCGATCAGCTGACCCGGCTCCACTTCGTCGAGCCCCGCATGGGCGGCGAGGATCTTCTCCGCCATGGTCATGGGACGTGGCATGGGTTGCTCCTTGGTTTGCGGTGGGCCGTGCGAGCCCGCGCGGGGCGGGCAGGTGGAAAACGCCCACCATTGTAGCACTCGCTTTAGCGTGCAAAAGAGAAGAGCCCCGAAGGGCCCTTCGTTGTGAAGCGATTTTCCATGTTTCGCCGGAACGACGCCCTTTCAGGCCGGCTTACCAGGAGCCGTGGTAGCCGTAGTCGTAGCCGTAGGAACCGGCCGAGCCCATGGCCCCCGCAACCAGCGCCGTGATCATGCCGCCGATCGCCAAGCTGATGAGGATGCCCAGCACGATCCACACCACGAAGCCGATGATGGTCCACTTCAGGGCCTCGCTCTTTACCTGCGGCAGCTTGTCCACGTTCACGAGCCACGAGATGACGATGCCCGGGATGCCCATGAGGGCGCCCACCACGAACCAGCCGAACTTCATGCCACCGGTAAGCTGCATGAGCGGCGCCGGCATGTACATCGGCTGCGGCTGTGGCTGATACCCGGGCTGCGGAGCCTGGTAGGGCTGCTGCGGCGGCATCTGCTGGCCCATCGGCGGCTGCTGCGGCTGCGCGGGAGGAACGGGTTGGGACGGGGCATCCGGGGCGTCGCACGAGGGAGGCGTGGGGATGCCCTGCTCGGTGTTGTTCGTATCGTCGGCCATAATGAACCTGCTTTCATCGAAGTTGCTTGCCAGCAAGTATAAAAGGCCCCTAGCGCACCCCCACTTCGACCGGCAAATCCGTCATCGAACTGACACGTTGGCTACTCCATCTGGTGTAGGAGCGCGCGAAAGCACTGCCGAGCCGGTCGAGGAGTTCCGGCGGCCGGCAGGCCGACGGAACCTACGAGAGCGCGGAGCAGAGGGCGTCGAGCAGGGTGATGGCGAAGTGCTGGGCGGAACGGCCCTCGCCGGCGTCCTCCCACATGGTGCCGGGCAGCTCCACGGCGATGCGCGACGGGGCGGCGGCGTCGGCCACGCCGATGGCCGTCTCCAAGCGCAGGGGCAGCGTGGCCTCGTCGTCGAAGCTCACGCGCGGCACGGCCTCGGCCGTGGCCTCCTCGGCCAGCACGATGTGCACGAGCAGCATCTCCTGGTCGGGCCTCACCAGCAGCGAGTCGGCGCTCACGATCCTGGACGCGGGGCTGGTGGCCAGCGCGAGGTTCGACATGCGCGACGCCACGCTGCGCGTGAACTCGTGCGTGCCGAACAGGCACAGAGCGTTGCCCTCCAGCACGTCGGCCGCGCGCGCGAAGCCCAGGTGCACGGCCTCGTGCACGGCTTCCTTGCCCTCCCAGGAATGGTGGAGGTTGCGTATGGCCGCGTACGTGTACGCGCCGGCGATGCCGTCGGACGGCAAGCCCAGGTTCAGCTGGAACTTGCGCAGCGCGAGCTCCGTGTACGCGCCGAAGATGCCGTCGTTCGCCCCGCAAGCGAACCCGAGCGCGCCGAGCGCCTGCTGCAGCTCCTCCACGTCGTGGCCGTGGAAGTGGGGCATGCGCAGGTACAGCGTTCGGTCGCCCAGGAAGTACGAGGCGTCCACGAGCGTCGACCACACCTTGCCGGTCACGTCCTCGCCCGCGGGCAGGCCCGCCTGGATGCAGAACGCCCGCACGGCGGCGGCGGTCTGCTCGCCGAACGAGCCGTCGACGGCGGCCTGGTCGAGCAGGCCGATGGTGGCCAGGCGCTGCTGCACGTCCTCGACGGCAGCACCCGTGTCATGTCGCTTGATGGTTTCCATGGGGGTCATGGTACCGCAGGCCGCCCTCCCCCCGGCATCCACGCTGGGGGTTTCACCAAAGGAACAGAGCGGCACGCAAGCGACGGCATCCACCCCCAAGTTGACCGGGCGGGAGCGAAGCGACCCGCCCATGCGCCCGGAGGGCGCATAACGGCCGCGCAGGTTGGCGTAGTAAGTCAGCGAGAAGCCCCCTGGTGCCCGAGATTGGCGGGATCGCGGAGGTGAAGCGTACTTCGGTACGCGAACCTCCGGGATCGCGGCAAGATCGGGTGCCAGGGGGCTTCGCAGCGTCGAGTCGTTCCGGCGGCCGGCAGGCCGACGGAACCCTAAAGTGCGATCCGGTAGATTTCCCTCGCGTCGTCCATGGTGAGCTTCTTGAAGCTGCCGAAGGGCTCGCCCTTGTTCTCCTTGAGGGTGGGGATCATGCGCTCGATGTCGTCCTCGCCCACGCCCAGCTCGTCGAGCGTCACCGGCATGCCGAGCGAGGCGAAGAAGCCGCGCGTCTCGTCGATGGCCGACAGCGCGTCGGCCTCCAGGTCGCCCGTGGGCGCCAGGCCGAACACCTCGCGGCCGTAATAGGCGAAGCGCGCCGGGTTCGCGTCGTAGACGAACTCCATCCACGCCGGGAACATCACGGCCAGGCCCGCGCCGTGCGTGATGCCCGGGTTCAGGGCGGACAGCTCGTGCTCCAGGCCGTGCGTGGCCCAGTCCTCGTGGCGGCCGACGCCCGCGAGGCCCTGGTGGCACAGCATGCCCGCCCACATGACGTTCGCGCGCGCATCGTAGTTATCGGGCTCCACCATGACGCGCGGCGCCTCGGCGCGCACCGTCTTCATGAGCGAGAGGCACAGGTTGTCCGTCACGGGCACGGCGCCCACATCGTCGAAGAACCGCTCCAGCAGGTGGCAGAACATGTCGGTGAGGCCGGCCGCCGTCTGGTACTCCGGCAAGGTGAACGTGAGCTCGGGGTTCATGAACGCGAGTTTCGGGCGCTGCGCGTTGTTCGGATAGCCCGACTTCAGGCCCAGCTCGTCGTTGCTCATCACCGTGTTCTTCGACGCCTCGCTGCCGGCGGCCGGGATGGTGAGCACCACCGCGATGGGCAGCACGTCGTCCATCTGCTGCTTCGTCTCGAAGAAGTCCCACACGTCGCCGTCGTAGTGCGCGCCCACGGCGATGGCCTTCGCCGAGTCGATGACCGAGCCGCCGCCCACGGCCAGCACCCAGTCGATGCCGTGCTCCTTGCAAAGCGCAATGCCCTCGCGCGACAGGCCGATCTCCGGGTTCGGCCGCACGCCGCCCAGCTCCACGTGCTCGATGCCGGCCGCGTCGAGCGACGCCTTCACGCGGTCGATGAGGCCGCTGGCAACCGCGCTCTGCCCGCCGAAGTGCACGAGCGCCTTGCGCGCGCCGCGCCCGGCCAGCTTCGGGCCCACCTGCTCTTCCGCCCCGCGGCCGAACACGAAATGCGTGGGCGATACGAACTCGAAATCCTCCATGGCAGCAGTCCTTTCCGCAAGCCTTCGTCGTTGGCCAACCAGTATACCGCTCCCCCGCCCCGGCATGCGCCGCGTTCGCCGGAAGCAGGGCCGGACGACGGCAGGCAAGCGGAAACGGTGAAAATACGATGGGAGCGTGCTGAAACGTCGTAAGATCCCCGCAAGGTTCGCACGGCCGGAATGCGATGAACGCGCAAGGTCGGCGCGGTTCCGCAACGGTCGAATTACGGTCGGGCGGCAAGGTTGCGGAGCTAAGATGGCCACACGGATTCGTCCAGGCGGGGAGGACCGACACCCCTCACACCCATTTCCGATTTTGGAAGGGGGGTGACCCTCTATGGATGATATGCTGCTTGCCCTTACCGGAGTGATCTTGCAGGTTCTCGGGCTGCACGTTGCGCTGTTGAACGTGCTGCTCGGGGCGGCCGGGCTTGTCGTCAAGCTCGTGTCGAAAGATTTGCCCCGGTCGTCCGACAAGGACGATCCGGGGCACAGCACATAGCATCCGAACCGCCAAGGCGATCCGAGAGCCGTGGGGAGTTAGCAGCTCCCTGCGGCTCGCCTGCATTATAGCAAACGAAAACGCTGCGCGGAAGGAGCCGATGCCGCTTATAGCGGTTCTCCACAAGAGCGCCGACGAGGTGTTGCCGAGAGCCGCCGGAACACCGCCGGGGCTTTCGCCGAAATGCGCCGGGGTCGGCTGCACCTCCCCGCCGGAGTGCAGTCAAGCGGCAGGCCCGCCTACCCCAGCGCCACATCCAGCACCATCATGACCAAAAACCCCGCCATGACGCCCAGCGTGCCCACGTTCGAATGCTCGCCCAGGTGCGCCTCGGGGATCAGCTCCTCCACCACCACGTACATCATGGCGCCGGCCGAGAACGCCAGCATCCACGGCATGTACGGCGATATGAGGCCTGCGAACAGCACCACCAGGATGCCGAACACAGGCTCGGCCAGGCCCGACAACGCCCCCAGCCCGAACGCTTTCGGCGCGCTCATACCCTCCTGCAGCATGGGCAGCGCCACGGCGGCGCCCTCGGGGATATTCTGGATGCCGATGCCGATGGCCAGCGCCACCGCCATGCCGAACATGGCCGGGTCGCCGCCGTTCTGCGCTGCCATGGCGAACAGCAGGCCCACGCTCATGCCCTCGGGAATGTTGTGCAGCGTCACGGCCGTGAACAGCAGCGTGGGCCGGTCCCACTTGCTCGGCAGGCCCTCGGGCTTGCTCTCGCCCGGATGCAGGTGAGGCAGCAGCTGGTGCAGCACCATGAGGAACGCCACGCCGATAACGAACCCGCCCGCCGCGGGAATCCAACCCACCTGGCCCGCCTCCTCGGCCCGCTCGATGGCGGGTATGAGCAGCGACCACACCGATGCCGCGATCATGACGCCGGCCGCGAACCCCAGAAACGCCCGCTGGATAGCCATGCTGTTGCGCTTGCGGAACAGGAACACCGAGGCCGCGCCCAGCGTGGTCATCAGGAACGTGAACCCGGTGCCCGACGCAGCCCAGAGAAGCGCGGTTTGCATGAGCGCCCTCCTATCGTATCGCTCGCCCGCCGCAGGAGCGCAGCGGCAGGCGCCTTCATCTTCGAAGCATCAAGTGTAAGCCTTTTCGTCGGCTTAAGCGTCCGCATTTTCCCAGCGTTACCGAGCTGCCCCGCACGTTGTGCGCCTCTTGGTGGGGGGGGCGGGGCTTGCTCCTTGAGGCCTCCGCGGGCATCGCGAATGAATTGGCCGTGGCGAGTTCGAGCGCCGCAGGTGAGCAGCCCGACGCAAACGCAGGCGCTGCGAGCGGCTGGCCGCCGGTGAGCACAATGAGGCCGGGGGAACCCCGGCCTCATCGAAAGGAATGCCGACAGCGTGCTTGGCGTATCCTCAACGTAGCTCACCCACAAGCCCTGCCGCTCTGCGGCGCCGCAATCATCACGAGACTGTACTTGGCGAAGATAGTCTTTTCCGCTTACCATTGCGTTTGGTTCTACTGTCGGACAAGCCGGATTATAGGCTCTTTTCCCTGCAAACTGAACCCTTTCGGCTTCTTTTGTGCACGTGAGCAATGAAACCGTTACGATCGTCAACCGCCCGTTTAGTCCCCCCGCGACCCGCCTTTCGCCCCGCCCGGCCGAGGGCGCTTCGCCCCGCCGCCCTTCGGCGCCCAATCGCGCAGGCCGGGAACGGCGCCGCCGGCGATCTCCCACAGGTAGAGGCTCGCCACGGAGCCGTACGGCGAGTAGCGGCGGCGGTACTTCGCGAACAGCTCGGGCGTGATACGGCGATGGTGGTGCAGCATGCGCAGGCCGCGCAGAATGGCCAGGTCGCCGTAGCTCATGATGTCGGGCCGTTGCATCGAGAACGTCATGAGCATCTCGGCCGTCCACACGCCGATGCCCGGAAGCGCCGACAGCCGGCGGCACACCTCTTCGTCCGGCAGGTCGGCCAGCCCCTTCAGATCCAGCTCGCCGGCTACCACGCGCTCGGCGGCGCCCTTGATGTAGCCCACCTTCCGAAACGACAGGCCGAACCGCTGCAATTCGTCGTCAGGGCAGGCGGCCATGGCCTCGGGCGTGATGTCGCCGAACGCACCGGTCAGGCGCTTCCAGATGGTGACCTGCGCCTTTGTAGATATCTGCTGGCCCACGATGCAGTTGACCAGCGCCGCGAACAAGTCGGGCGTCACTTCGCGGCGCACCGGCCCGATAGCGTCGATGGCCTCGGCCAGCCGCTCGTCGCGCGCCTTCAGGTAGGCGATCGCCTGCTCGTCGTACTCGAAATAACGCTGCTCTCCCATGGGGGCTCCTCTCCGCCGGGAACGGCGCACCGGCGCCGAGGACGCGCGGGCCCCGCACGGCCCCGCCTTCGGCACCAGTATAACCGGCCCTGGCGCGCAAGGCGCCCGCGAAAGCGGACGCAGGACGTTGGCAGGACCCGACCGATACGCAGGGGCAACGGTCGCCGGACAAAACGCCGCACCGGCCATAGCCAGACGGCGCCGAAAGGGGTACCATCGGACACGCAGCGCAGCGGGCCCGCAAGGCCGCTGCGCCGACAGCAGCAAAGGCAGAGAGGTGTATGAGGGGGAAACCATGAAGGACCATCCGGTTCGCAACTCGATCTACAACGTGTACTTCAGCCCGACGAAGGCGACTCAGAAAATCGCCTACGAGGTGGCCGACGCCATCGCGGCCGACCGCGACCTCACGAGCATCGCCATCAACCTGACGAAGCCGAAGAGCCGTCCCGTGCGCGCCGGCGGCCAGGAGAACGACGTGTTCCTGTTCGCCTTCCCCGTGTACAGCGGGCGCGTCCCCGCCGTGCTCATGGACTGCATCGACCAGTTCGAGGGCGACGGAGCGAAGGCCGTGGTCGTGGGCGTGTACGGCAACCGCCACTACGATGACGCGCTGCTGGAGGCCGCCGACCTGCTGGCCGAGCGCGGCTTCAAGGTCATCGCCGCCGGCGCGTTCATCGGCGAGCACTCCATGGCGCCGCGCGTGGGCGCCGGCCGTCCCGATGCCGCTGACCTGGCCGTAGCCGCGCAGTTCGGTCACGACGTGGCCGCCCTCATCGAGCAGGGCGCAACCGAAACGCCCGCCATCAAGGGCAACCGCCCCTACCGCGACGGCATGCCCGACACGGGCGCGCGCCCCGCCACCACGGACGCCTGTACGAAGTGCGGCATCTGCGTGAAGCTGTGCCCCATGGGCATCATCGACGCCGACGACCCTGCCAAAGTGGCGGACGGCTGCCTGCAGTGCAACGCCTGCGTCAAGGGGTGCCCGCAGGGCGCGAAGCGCTTCGAGGGCGAGCAGGCGGCGGCCATCGTGGCCATGCTCGAGGGCAACTGCATGGAGCGCAAGGAGCCGGAGCTGTTCCTGTAAGGAAGCTAGGTGGACAGGAGGGACGGGGACGGGGCAAGGCAACCTTCCCCTCGTCCCTCCTGTCCCTGCCCGCTAGTCCAGGATGGCCTCGCCCAGCACGGAGTCGAAGCGCACGGACGTGCCGTCGGCGTAGGCCACGTTCCAGATGCGGTAGTCGAGCGAACGGGGCACGTCCTCGTCGGAGAGCGCGCAGCCCTCGCCTGACGTGTCCACCTCGGTATCGTCGCCGCCTTGCCTGCTGGAGACCGCGTCGCCACCGTGCGCGGGCTCGTCGGTGACGACCGAGGCCGGCGGCGCGCTCTCCTCGGCATCCACCGCCGCATCCTCGGCCGATGCGTCGGCCGGGTCGTCGCCACGGCGCAGCGCCGCCTCGGCCTCGGCCAGGGCGTCGTCCAGCTCGGCGCGCGTAGGCTCCTCGGTCTCGCGCGCAGAACCCTCCCACGCGTTCTCGCCATCGGGGTCGGCAGCGGTCCAGCCGCTTTGCGCCTCGTCGTCGATGCCGGCGGCCTCCGTCACGGCCGCGATGATGTCCGAGGCCGAGGACGAGCCACGCTCCTCCTTGCCGATTGCGCGCACGGCCGCCGTCGTGCCCGCACCGTCGGCAGCGGCGCCCGCCCCTGCGTCGCCCTGCGCCGCACCGGCGCCCTGCCGCTGGGCCGCGATGCTCGCGCAGGCGGGAATGCGGATCACCTCGATGGGATCCGCGCCCAGGGCACCCGCTCGCAGCAGGGTGCGTGCCCGCCCCACGTAGCCGGCGGCCGCCTCCGGTATGGACGATTCCACCATGCGCACGGCGATTGCCGGGCCCGTGCCGAAGCGCACCTCGGCCCACGAGAAGGGCAGCTCGGGGTCGCCGTTGTTGCGGCGGGCATCGTTCTCGCGCGCCACCAGGGCCGACGTCTCGGCGAACTCCTCGTCGAGCCACGTGGTGAGCGCGCCTTCCCACAGCGGGTCCTCCGCATCCTCGTCCACCGCGTTCATCCCTACGTCGAACTCGATGACGTTCGCACGCTGCGAGCCCTTCTCGGCCCGAACGACCTCCGTAGGTGCGACAGCCGTGAAGCGACGCTCGATCTCGGCGTCGGCGTCGCCCTGGAAGCTCTCCTCGTCGAGCACGATGTTCAGTTTCAGTTCGGGGTGGATCGATGCGGGCATGGCGGTTCCTTTCGTCGACCGCGGACGGGCGCGCCCGCGGGATGGTTCGGTATCCGCTGCATTGTCGCCCCGGCCGTAGGCCGCCGAGCGGTTGGGTCGCGAGCGTGACGCAATCGTTGCACTCCCATCACCCGCAGGCAAACCGTCGAACGGGGTGCGCGGCAGTCGGCCGCTATAAGCGTCAACGTATTCAGCAGGTTACATATCGGCTATACTGGAACGGTTGGCACACTACGGCGTCGGCGATCCTTGGGGAACGTCGGCGAGGGACGGGGGATTCCCATGCACGACGGCGAGGAGAACATCACCATCGGAGCGCTCATGGAGGGCGTGTACGCCCTCTTCCGCTCGCGCGACGACTACGAGTCCGTGTCGGAGACGGAGCACGATCTGGTCGCCCGCATCCAGTACGCCTCGGCGGTGGTGCAGGCCGAGAAGGTCACGCCGCCCGGCGGGTGGGATCCATACGGTCGCTAGGTCGTGCAAAAAAGGGCCGCCGATCGGGAGGGAGAGGATCGGCGGCCCGGAAAAGGAGCGGCGAGCGGGCACGACGCCCGCTCGCCTGCCCCATGGCTAGAGGTCGAGGCTCGGGATCTCCTCGTCGGCGTTGCCGCCCGCGGCGTTGATGCCCGCGATGCGGCCGAACGTCACGCAGCGTCCGTGGCCGATGCCCGGCACGTAGGTGGGATAGTCTCCCGCGCCGAAGAACTCGCCGGCGGCAGAGCCGCACACGTACAGGCCCTCGATGGGCTGGTCCTCGGCGTCGAGCACCTGGGCGTCCAGGTTCGTGCGCAGGCCGCCGCACATGGTGAGCATGCTGGCAACCAGCTTGCCGGCGTAGAACGGCGGGTCGACGACCTTGCCCATGACCTCGGGGCGCTTGCCGAAGTCCAGGTCACGGCCCAGATCGCACAGCTCGTTGTAGCGGTCGACCGTGGCCACCAGGTTCTCGGGCGGCACGCCCATCTTCTCCGCCAGCTCCTCGAGCGTGTTCGCCTCGACCGTCTGGCCGCTCTCCAGCTCGCCTTCCAGCACCTTCTTCTGCGCCTCCAGGTTGTACTCGCCGCCCACGGGCTGGGTGAGCTGGCCCCACTGCAAACCGCCGCCCAAGCCGGCATCCATCTGGGCCTTCACCTGCT is from Gordonibacter urolithinfaciens and encodes:
- a CDS encoding DNA-3-methyladenine glycosylase family protein, which codes for MGEQRYFEYDEQAIAYLKARDERLAEAIDAIGPVRREVTPDLFAALVNCIVGQQISTKAQVTIWKRLTGAFGDITPEAMAACPDDELQRFGLSFRKVGYIKGAAERVVAGELDLKGLADLPDEEVCRRLSALPGIGVWTAEMLMTFSMQRPDIMSYGDLAILRGLRMLHHHRRITPELFAKYRRRYSPYGSVASLYLWEIAGGAVPGLRDWAPKGGGAKRPRPGGAKGGSRGD
- a CDS encoding 4Fe-4S dicluster domain-containing protein, which codes for MKDHPVRNSIYNVYFSPTKATQKIAYEVADAIAADRDLTSIAINLTKPKSRPVRAGGQENDVFLFAFPVYSGRVPAVLMDCIDQFEGDGAKAVVVGVYGNRHYDDALLEAADLLAERGFKVIAAGAFIGEHSMAPRVGAGRPDAADLAVAAQFGHDVAALIEQGATETPAIKGNRPYRDGMPDTGARPATTDACTKCGICVKLCPMGIIDADDPAKVADGCLQCNACVKGCPQGAKRFEGEQAAAIVAMLEGNCMERKEPELFL
- a CDS encoding peptidoglycan-binding domain-containing protein; this translates as MTPMETIKRHDTGAAVEDVQQRLATIGLLDQAAVDGSFGEQTAAAVRAFCIQAGLPAGEDVTGKVWSTLVDASYFLGDRTLYLRMPHFHGHDVEELQQALGALGFACGANDGIFGAYTELALRKFQLNLGLPSDGIAGAYTYAAIRNLHHSWEGKEAVHEAVHLGFARAADVLEGNALCLFGTHEFTRSVASRMSNLALATSPASRIVSADSLLVRPDQEMLLVHIVLAEEATAEAVPRVSFDDEATLPLRLETAIGVADAAAPSRIAVELPGTMWEDAGEGRSAQHFAITLLDALCSALS
- a CDS encoding iron-containing alcohol dehydrogenase — translated: MEDFEFVSPTHFVFGRGAEEQVGPKLAGRGARKALVHFGGQSAVASGLIDRVKASLDAAGIEHVELGGVRPNPEIGLSREGIALCKEHGIDWVLAVGGGSVIDSAKAIAVGAHYDGDVWDFFETKQQMDDVLPIAVVLTIPAAGSEASKNTVMSNDELGLKSGYPNNAQRPKLAFMNPELTFTLPEYQTAAGLTDMFCHLLERFFDDVGAVPVTDNLCLSLMKTVRAEAPRVMVEPDNYDARANVMWAGMLCHQGLAGVGRHEDWATHGLEHELSALNPGITHGAGLAVMFPAWMEFVYDANPARFAYYGREVFGLAPTGDLEADALSAIDETRGFFASLGMPVTLDELGVGEDDIERMIPTLKENKGEPFGSFKKLTMDDAREIYRIAL
- a CDS encoding ZIP family metal transporter; this encodes MQTALLWAASGTGFTFLMTTLGAASVFLFRKRNSMAIQRAFLGFAAGVMIAASVWSLLIPAIERAEEAGQVGWIPAAGGFVIGVAFLMVLHQLLPHLHPGESKPEGLPSKWDRPTLLFTAVTLHNIPEGMSVGLLFAMAAQNGGDPAMFGMAVALAIGIGIQNIPEGAAVALPMLQEGMSAPKAFGLGALSGLAEPVFGILVVLFAGLISPYMPWMLAFSAGAMMYVVVEELIPEAHLGEHSNVGTLGVMAGFLVMMVLDVALG
- a CDS encoding spore coat protein SP96, translating into MADDTNNTEQGIPTPPSCDAPDAPSQPVPPAQPQQPPMGQQMPPQQPYQAPQPGYQPQPQPMYMPAPLMQLTGGMKFGWFVVGALMGIPGIVISWLVNVDKLPQVKSEALKWTIIGFVVWIVLGILISLAIGGMITALVAGAMGSAGSYGYDYGYHGSW
- the leuC gene encoding 3-isopropylmalate dehydratase large subunit; translation: MPRPMTMAEKILAAHAGLDEVEPGQLIECDLDLVLSNDVTAPIAVKEFRKIGVEKVFDPTKIALVPDHYVPNKDIKSAEQAKIVRDFAREQGITHYYEVGCMGVEHALLPEQGVVGAGDLIIGADSHTCTYGALGAFATGVGSTDAGVGYATGKAWFKVPESLLFKIEGELAPGVTGKDVILHIIGMIGVDGALYQAMEFTGSAIRNMGMDERMSISNMAIEAGGKAGLIEVDDVTRAYMDGRTERPYTEYHSDADATYAKVYEIDAASIVPTVSFPHLPSNTRPAAEARDVRIDQAVIGSCTNGRIVDMRQAADVLRGRTVHPDVRCIVIPATQAVYRQCMEEGLMDVFLDANCAVSTPTCGPCLGGYMGILAAGERAIATTNRNFVGRMGDPTSEVYLSSPAIAAASAVLGHIGLPEDLD